From the Arvicola amphibius chromosome 2, mArvAmp1.2, whole genome shotgun sequence genome, one window contains:
- the LOC119807509 gene encoding olfactory receptor 4C15-like, which produces MKNQSFVTEFILLGLSQNPKVEKILFVVFLLVYIATLGGNMIIVVTIIFSPALLGSPMYFFLAFLSLLDACTSTTVTPKMIVDLFYRRKTISFGCCMTQLFTSHFFAGVEVIVLTAMAYDRYVAICKPLHYSSIMTRRLCGTLIGVAWTGGFIHSITQVIFTLQLPFCGPNFIDHFICDLFPLLQLACTDTHIFVILVFANSGSFCIIIFSLLIVSYGVILFSLRGHSSEGRSKALSTCGSHITVVILFFVPCILIYARPSSAFSFEKNTLIFASVLTPLLNPMVYTFRNKEMKNSFRKICRRLTVASDKY; this is translated from the coding sequence ATGAAAAACCAGAGCTTTGTCACTGAGTTCATACTTCTTGGGCTTTCTCAAAACCCAAAAGTTGAGAAAATActctttgttgtatttttgttggTCTATATTGCAACACTTGGAGGTAACATGATAATTGTGGTGACAATCATCTTTAGCCCTGCCCTGCTGGGatctcccatgtacttcttcttGGCATTTCTGTCCTTACTGGATGCATGTACTTCTACTACTGTCACACCCAAGATGATTGTGGACCTCTTCTATAGAAGGAAGACCATTTCCTTTGGATGTTGCATGACACAACTGTTTACTAGCCACTTCTTTGCAGGAGTGGAGGTGATTGTCCTGAcagccatggcctatgaccgctatgtggccatttgCAAGCCCTTACACTACTCTTCCATCATGACCCGAAGGCTCTGTGGCACTCTTATAGGGGTGGCCTGGACAGGAGGATTCATACATTCTATCACACAAGTTATCTTCACTTTGCAACTGCCCTTCTGTGGACCCAATTTTATTGATCATTTCATATGTGACTTATTCCCATTACTGCAGCTTGCCTGCACCGACACacacatttttgtcattttggtgTTTGCTAATAGTGGGTCTTTCTGCATCATTATCTTCTCTTTGTTGATTGTCTCCTATGGTGTCATCCTCTTCTCCCTAAGGGGTCACAGCTCTGAAGGACGAAGTAAAGCACTCTCCACTTGTGGATCCCACATTACTGTTGTAATTTTGTTCTTTGTCCCATGCATACTAATATATGCACGACCTTCATCTgccttttcctttgagaaaaaCACTCTTATATTTGCCTCTGTTCTGACACCATTGCTGAATCCAATGGTTTACACTTTCAGGAATAAGGAAATGAAGAATTCCTTTAGGAAAATTTGTAGGAGATTGACAGTGGCTtctgataaatattaa